The following proteins come from a genomic window of Gossypium raimondii isolate GPD5lz chromosome 5, ASM2569854v1, whole genome shotgun sequence:
- the LOC105768164 gene encoding subtilisin-like protease SBT6.1 isoform X1: MQSRHTMLSAQSSFPLKSSLFILLLSLSLFHFKLSFRSSPNLTLTPDRTQPQASRANYIVRFIDYKPASEHRSYLESSLRSEGWEWIQRNNPAAKFPTDFGLLSIRDSVKESVIEEIERLGFVKDVNVDLSYSRGILSGAFENGRKRPGKIFTSMSFSEKEKHFHHSVLSNSSLNWSRHLLMQRSQVTSLFGADALWRKGYTGAKVKMAIFDTGIRADHPHFRNIKERTNWTNEDTLNDNLGHGTFVAGVIAGEDAECLGFAPDTEIYAFRVFTDAQVSYTSWFLDAFNYAIAINMDVLNLSIGGPDYLDLPFVEKVWEITANNIIMVSAIGNDGPLYGTLNNPADQSDVIGVGGIDYSDHIASFSSRGMSTWEIPHGYGRVKPDVVAYGREIMGSKISTGCKQLSGTSVASPVVAGVVCLLVSIIPENRRKEILNPASMKQALVEGAAKLVGPNMYEQGAGRVDLLESFEILKSYQPRASIFPSILDYTNCPYTWPFCRQALYSGAMPVIFNATILNGMGVIGYVQSPPTWHPSTEEGNLLRIHFTYSEVIWPWTGYLALHMQIKEEGAHFSGVIEGNVTVRIFSPPAQGEKTARTSTCVLQLKLNVIPTPPRSKRILWDQFHSIKYPPGYIPRDSLDVRNDILDWHGDHLHTNFHIMFNMLRDAGYYVETLGSPFTCFDASHYGTLLLVDLEDEYFQEEIEKLRDDVINTGLGLAVFAEWYNVDTMVKMRFFDDNTRSWWTPVTGGANIPALNDLLEPFGIAFGDKILNGDFSIDGEHSRYASGTDIVRFPRDGYIHSFPFLDSSESGATQNVLLNSGMNKADSPILGLLDAGEGHIAVYGDSNCLDSSHMVTNCYWLLRKILDFTGSNIKDPVLFSESAKQDVPLYEDDNRLPSRRTDVNYTLYSAVTGKDLICRSDSRFEVWGTKGYNLHVRGRNKIMPGHHVIDLGRGLNSTFGSSRSRRPKFTKKRKGDSLGNRYFSLLYRDELDVPELVASHWVVPAIVAVTGFVLILSIWRIHHKRRRRRRSASGRLANI; the protein is encoded by the exons ATGCAATCCCGCCACACCATGCTCTCTGCTCAATCTTCGTTTCCTCTCAAATCCTCCcttttcattcttcttctctCCCTTTCCCTTTTCCATTTCAAGCTCTCTTTCCGTTCGTCCCCTAACCTAACCCTAACCCCTGATCGAACCCAACCCCAAGCCTCCCGTGCCAACTACATCGTTCGGTTCATCGATTACAAACCGGCTTCCGAACACCGTTCGTACTTAGAATCCAGCCTCCGATCCGAAGGTTGGGAGTGGATCCAGAGAAATAACCCCGCTGCTAAGTTCCCCACGGATTTTGGGTTGCTTTCGATCAGGGATTCGGTAAAAGAATCCGTCATTGAGGAGATTGAAAGGCTGGGGTTTGTTAAAGATGTCAACGTTGATTTGAGCTATAGTAGGGGTATCCTTAGTGGTGCTTTTGAGAATGGGCGAAAACGACCCGGGAAGATTTTTACTTCGATGTCGTTTAGTGAAAAAGAGAAACATTTCCACCATTCGGTTTTAAGTAATTCCTCACTTAATTGGAGTCGCCATCTTTTGATGCAG AGGTCTCAAGTTACTTCCTTGTTCGGAGCGGATGCTCTTTGGAGAAAAGGGTATACCGGTGCTAAAGTCAAAATGGCTATTTTCGACACTGGAATACGTGCTGATCATCCTCACTTCCGAAACATTAAG GAACGAACTAATTGGACCAATGAGGATACTTTGAATGATAATCTTGGACATGGGACCTTTGTGGCTGGTGTTATTGCTGGTGAGGACGCAGAATGTCTTGGCTTTGCACCAGATACTGAAATTTATGCTTTCCGTGTTTTTACTGATGCACAG GTATCATATACATCTTGGTTCCTTGATGCTTTCAACTATGCTATTGCAATCAACATGGATGTGCTAAACTTGAGCATAGGTGGACCTGATTACTTGGATCTCCCATTTGTAGAGAAG GTTTGGGAAATAACAGccaataatattattatggtATCAGCCATTGGAAATGATGGGCCATTGTATGGCACTTTAAACAACCCAGCAGACCAAAGTGATGTTATTGGTGTTGGTGGAATCGATTATAGTGATCACATAGCCTCATTTTCATCACGTGGCATGAGTACTTGGGAGATTCCTCATGG TTATGGTCGTGTCAAACCAGATGTTGTGGCATATGGGCGGGAAATTATGGGATCCAAGATCAGTACTGGTTGTAAACAATTATCAGGCACTAGTGTGGCAAGTCCTGTGGTTGCGGGTGTTGTATGCCTGCTTGTTAGTATCATTCCTGAGAACAGAAGAAAGGAGATTCTAAATCCTGCAAGCATGAAACAAGCTTTGGTTGAGGGTGCTGCTAAGCTTGTTGGTCCTAACATGTATGAGCAGGGTGCAGGGAGAGTAGATCT ATTAGaatcatttgaaattttgaagagCTATCAACCTCGTGCAAGCATCTTCCCTAGCATTCTTGATTACACAAATTGTCCATATACCTGGCCCTTTTGTCGTCAAGCACTCTATTCTGGGGCTATGCCTGTGATATTTAATGCTACTATTCTGAATGGGATGGGTGTCATTGGATATGTTCAGAGTCCACCAACATGGCATCCTTCAACTGAGGAAGGGAATCTTCTACGCATTCACTTTACTTATTCAGAAGTTATCTGGCCTTGGACTGGTTACTTAGCACTGCACATGCAAATTAAGGAAGAAGGTGCACATTTTTCTGGTGTGATTGAGGGCAATGTAACTGTTAGAATTTTCAGTCCTCCTGCCCAAGGGGAGAAAACTGCTCGAACTAGTACTTGTGTGCTTcagttgaaattgaatgtgattcCAACCCCACCGCGATCAAAACGTATTTTGTGGGATCAGTTTCACAGTATTAAATATCCTCCTGGATATATTCCAAGAGACTCATTGGATGTGCGTAATGACATTCTTGATTGGCATGGGGATCACCTGCATACAAATTTTCACATTATGTTCAACATGTTACGAGATGCTGGCTATTATGTTGAGACGCTCGGTTCTCCTTTTACATGCTTTGATGCTAGCCACTATGGGACACTTTTGCTGGTTGATCTTGAGGATGAGTACTTTCAAGAAGAGATTGAAAAGCTCAGGGACGATGTTATTAATACTGGGTTGGGGTTGGCTGTGTTTGCTGAGTGGTATAATGTGGACACAATGGTTAAAATGAGATTTTTTGATGACAACACAAGGAGCTGGTGGACACCGGTAACCGGAGGTGCAAATATTCCTGCACTAAATGATCTTTTGGAACCATTTGGGATTGCTTTTGGGGATAAGATTCTGAATGGTGACTTTTCTATTGATGGTGAGCATAGTCGATATGCATCTGGAACAGATATAGTGAGGTTTCCAAGAGATGGGTATATTCACAGCTTTCCTTTTTTGGATAGCTCAGAAAGTGGGGCCACTCAGAATGTGCTACTGAATTCGGGCATGAACAAG GCAGACTCCCCTATCCTTGGCCTGTTAGATGCTGGTGAAGGTCACATAGCTGTATATGGAGACTCGAACTGCCTGGACAGCAGCCATATGGTTACTAACTGCTATTGGCTTCTAAGAAAAATATTGGATTTCACTGGTTCAAATATTAAAGATCCAGTGCTTTTCTCAGAGTCTGCAAAGCAAGATGTGCCGTTGTATGAAGATGACAACCGTCTACCATCTCGAAGAACTGATGTAAATTACACTCTGTATTCTGCTGTCACAGGGAAGGATTTAATCTGTCGAAGTGATTCTAGATTTGAAGTGTGGGGAACTAAAGGATACAATTTACACGTTAGGGGAAGAAACAAAATAATGCCAGGTCATCATGTTATTGACTTGGGGAGAGGCTTAAATTCCACTTTCGGTTCTTCCAGATCAAGGCGTCCCAAGTTcacaaagaaaaggaaaggtgATTCTCTTGGAAACAGGTACTTTAGTCTCCTGTACAGAGATGAG CTGGATGTGCCTGAACTAGTTGCAAGTCATTGGGTTGTACCAGCGATAGTAGCAGTTACAG GCTTTGTACTTATTTTGAGCATTTGGCGGATTCATCATAAACGGCGGAGGCGAAGGCGATCTGCCTCGGGTCGGTTGGCCAACATATAG
- the LOC105768164 gene encoding subtilisin-like protease SBT6.1 isoform X2, translating into MHSLLQVSYTSWFLDAFNYAIAINMDVLNLSIGGPDYLDLPFVEKVWEITANNIIMVSAIGNDGPLYGTLNNPADQSDVIGVGGIDYSDHIASFSSRGMSTWEIPHGYGRVKPDVVAYGREIMGSKISTGCKQLSGTSVASPVVAGVVCLLVSIIPENRRKEILNPASMKQALVEGAAKLVGPNMYEQGAGRVDLLESFEILKSYQPRASIFPSILDYTNCPYTWPFCRQALYSGAMPVIFNATILNGMGVIGYVQSPPTWHPSTEEGNLLRIHFTYSEVIWPWTGYLALHMQIKEEGAHFSGVIEGNVTVRIFSPPAQGEKTARTSTCVLQLKLNVIPTPPRSKRILWDQFHSIKYPPGYIPRDSLDVRNDILDWHGDHLHTNFHIMFNMLRDAGYYVETLGSPFTCFDASHYGTLLLVDLEDEYFQEEIEKLRDDVINTGLGLAVFAEWYNVDTMVKMRFFDDNTRSWWTPVTGGANIPALNDLLEPFGIAFGDKILNGDFSIDGEHSRYASGTDIVRFPRDGYIHSFPFLDSSESGATQNVLLNSGMNKADSPILGLLDAGEGHIAVYGDSNCLDSSHMVTNCYWLLRKILDFTGSNIKDPVLFSESAKQDVPLYEDDNRLPSRRTDVNYTLYSAVTGKDLICRSDSRFEVWGTKGYNLHVRGRNKIMPGHHVIDLGRGLNSTFGSSRSRRPKFTKKRKGDSLGNRYFSLLYRDELDVPELVASHWVVPAIVAVTGFVLILSIWRIHHKRRRRRRSASGRLANI; encoded by the exons ATGCACAG CTTATTGCAGGTATCATATACATCTTGGTTCCTTGATGCTTTCAACTATGCTATTGCAATCAACATGGATGTGCTAAACTTGAGCATAGGTGGACCTGATTACTTGGATCTCCCATTTGTAGAGAAG GTTTGGGAAATAACAGccaataatattattatggtATCAGCCATTGGAAATGATGGGCCATTGTATGGCACTTTAAACAACCCAGCAGACCAAAGTGATGTTATTGGTGTTGGTGGAATCGATTATAGTGATCACATAGCCTCATTTTCATCACGTGGCATGAGTACTTGGGAGATTCCTCATGG TTATGGTCGTGTCAAACCAGATGTTGTGGCATATGGGCGGGAAATTATGGGATCCAAGATCAGTACTGGTTGTAAACAATTATCAGGCACTAGTGTGGCAAGTCCTGTGGTTGCGGGTGTTGTATGCCTGCTTGTTAGTATCATTCCTGAGAACAGAAGAAAGGAGATTCTAAATCCTGCAAGCATGAAACAAGCTTTGGTTGAGGGTGCTGCTAAGCTTGTTGGTCCTAACATGTATGAGCAGGGTGCAGGGAGAGTAGATCT ATTAGaatcatttgaaattttgaagagCTATCAACCTCGTGCAAGCATCTTCCCTAGCATTCTTGATTACACAAATTGTCCATATACCTGGCCCTTTTGTCGTCAAGCACTCTATTCTGGGGCTATGCCTGTGATATTTAATGCTACTATTCTGAATGGGATGGGTGTCATTGGATATGTTCAGAGTCCACCAACATGGCATCCTTCAACTGAGGAAGGGAATCTTCTACGCATTCACTTTACTTATTCAGAAGTTATCTGGCCTTGGACTGGTTACTTAGCACTGCACATGCAAATTAAGGAAGAAGGTGCACATTTTTCTGGTGTGATTGAGGGCAATGTAACTGTTAGAATTTTCAGTCCTCCTGCCCAAGGGGAGAAAACTGCTCGAACTAGTACTTGTGTGCTTcagttgaaattgaatgtgattcCAACCCCACCGCGATCAAAACGTATTTTGTGGGATCAGTTTCACAGTATTAAATATCCTCCTGGATATATTCCAAGAGACTCATTGGATGTGCGTAATGACATTCTTGATTGGCATGGGGATCACCTGCATACAAATTTTCACATTATGTTCAACATGTTACGAGATGCTGGCTATTATGTTGAGACGCTCGGTTCTCCTTTTACATGCTTTGATGCTAGCCACTATGGGACACTTTTGCTGGTTGATCTTGAGGATGAGTACTTTCAAGAAGAGATTGAAAAGCTCAGGGACGATGTTATTAATACTGGGTTGGGGTTGGCTGTGTTTGCTGAGTGGTATAATGTGGACACAATGGTTAAAATGAGATTTTTTGATGACAACACAAGGAGCTGGTGGACACCGGTAACCGGAGGTGCAAATATTCCTGCACTAAATGATCTTTTGGAACCATTTGGGATTGCTTTTGGGGATAAGATTCTGAATGGTGACTTTTCTATTGATGGTGAGCATAGTCGATATGCATCTGGAACAGATATAGTGAGGTTTCCAAGAGATGGGTATATTCACAGCTTTCCTTTTTTGGATAGCTCAGAAAGTGGGGCCACTCAGAATGTGCTACTGAATTCGGGCATGAACAAG GCAGACTCCCCTATCCTTGGCCTGTTAGATGCTGGTGAAGGTCACATAGCTGTATATGGAGACTCGAACTGCCTGGACAGCAGCCATATGGTTACTAACTGCTATTGGCTTCTAAGAAAAATATTGGATTTCACTGGTTCAAATATTAAAGATCCAGTGCTTTTCTCAGAGTCTGCAAAGCAAGATGTGCCGTTGTATGAAGATGACAACCGTCTACCATCTCGAAGAACTGATGTAAATTACACTCTGTATTCTGCTGTCACAGGGAAGGATTTAATCTGTCGAAGTGATTCTAGATTTGAAGTGTGGGGAACTAAAGGATACAATTTACACGTTAGGGGAAGAAACAAAATAATGCCAGGTCATCATGTTATTGACTTGGGGAGAGGCTTAAATTCCACTTTCGGTTCTTCCAGATCAAGGCGTCCCAAGTTcacaaagaaaaggaaaggtgATTCTCTTGGAAACAGGTACTTTAGTCTCCTGTACAGAGATGAG CTGGATGTGCCTGAACTAGTTGCAAGTCATTGGGTTGTACCAGCGATAGTAGCAGTTACAG GCTTTGTACTTATTTTGAGCATTTGGCGGATTCATCATAAACGGCGGAGGCGAAGGCGATCTGCCTCGGGTCGGTTGGCCAACATATAG
- the LOC105768165 gene encoding proline-rich receptor-like protein kinase PERK1: MSSAPPGATPAPTSPPPATNTTSPPPPAAATPPPTTTPSPPPVTPSAPPPSTSSPPPSSSASPPPPATESPPPSSSNPSPPPPSSSTPSPPPPPRSPGTASPPPPPRNSGTPSPPPPPSDSSNETPTGLIVGVAIGGVAILLVLGLLFLCCKKKRRRRDEESYYMPPPPPGPKDDPHGGQQYRWQQNPPPRVEQFGAVAPKPTPPPVTAWRPPSPGQSSTPPPPFISSSGGSGSNYSGSENPLPPPSPGISLGFSKSTFSYEELARATDGFSEVNLLGQGGFGYVHKGVLPNGKEVAVKQLKAGSGQGEREFQAEVEIISRVHHKHLVSLVGYCISGTIRMLVYEFVPNNTLEFHLHGKGRLTMDWPTRMKIALGSAKGLAYLHEDCHPKIIHRDIKAANILLDFKFEAKVADFGLAKIASDVNTHVSTRVMGTFGYLAPEYASSGKLTDKSDVFSFGVMLLELITGHRPVGSSFMDDSLVDWARPLLTKALDGNFDGLVDPKLQKEYNHNEMTRMVACAAACVRHSARRRPRMSQIVRALEGDASLSDLNEGMKPGQSGVYSSYGSSDYDTSQYNEDMKKFRKMALGTQEFGASSEYSEPTSEFGLYPSGSSNEGQTTREMEMGKMKRNSYGFSGNSTS, from the exons ATGTCATCGGCACCGCCGGGGGCTACTCCAGCCCCAACATCACCACCGCCAGCAACCAATACTACATCCCCGCCTCCACCAGCTGCCGCGACTCCGCCGCCTACTACTACTCCTTCCCCACCACCCGTTACCCCATCAGCTCCTCCTCCTTCCACTTCATCACCTCCGCCTTCATCCTCTGCCTCTCCACCTCCTCCGGCCACTGAATCTCCACCCCCATCATCCTCAAATCCTTCCCCTCCGCCGCCTTCCTCATCAACACCATCTCCGCCGCCGCCACCGAGGAGTCCCGGTACTGCATCTCCACCACCGCCTCCGAGGAATTCCGGGACTCCATCTCCTCCTCCGCCTCCGTCTGATTCCAGTAATGAGACGCCGACGGGGCTCATAGTGGGGGTAGCAATAGGGGGAGTGGCGATATTgttggttttgggtttgttgtttttatgttgtaagaagaagagaagaagaagagatgaGGAAAGTTACTACATGCCTCCTCCACCTCCTGGACCCAAAG ATGATCCGCATGGTGGCCAGCAGTACCGGTGGCAACAAAATCCTCCTCCGCGTGTGGAGCAATTTGGTGCTGTGGCTCCAAAGCCGACTCCTCCACCAGTTACAGCATGGCGACCTCCATCTCCAGGACAATCTTCTACACCTCCTCCACCTTTCATTAGCAGCAGTGGAGGTTCTGGCTCTAATTATTCAGGTTCTGAAAACCCGCTTCCGCCTCCGTCACCTGGTATTTCCTTAGGTTTCTCGAAAAGCACTTTTAGCTATGAAGAATTAGCGAGAGCAACGGATGGCTTCTCGGAAGTTAACCTTCTTGGACAAGGAGGTTTTGGGTATGTACACAAAGGAGTTCTCCCTAATGGGAAGGAAGTAGCAGTTAAGCAACTCAAGGCTGGAAGTGGGCAAGGCGAGAGAGAATTTCAGGCTGAAGTTGAGATCATTAGCCGTGTCCATCACAAACATCTGGTCTCATTGGTCGGATACTGTATTTCTGGGACAATAAGAATGCTTGTTTATGAGTTTGTTCCAAACAACACCTTGGAGTTTCACTTGCATG GGAAGGGGCGACTGACCATGGATTGGCCGACAAGGATGAAAATTGCTTTAGGATCTGCAAAAGGACTGGCATATCTTCATGAAGATT GTCATCCTAAGATCATTCACCGTGATATTAAGGCCGCTAATATTCTGTTGGATTTCAAGTTTGAAGCAAAG GTTGCTGATTTTGGACTAGCGAAAATTGCTTCCGATGTCAACACGCACGTCTCCACCAGGGTGATGGGTACTTTCGG GTATTTAGCCCCTGAGTATGCTTCAAGTGGAAAGCTCACTGATAAATCAGATGTTTTCTCCTTCGGAGTCATGCTTTTGGAGTTGATTACTGGACACAGACCGGTTGGCTCTTCTTTTATGGATGACAGTTTGGTGGATTGG GCTAGGCCTTTGCTCACAAAAGCTTTGGATGGAAACTTTGATGGTCTGGTTGATCCAAAGTTACAAAAAGAATATAACCACAACGAGATGACTCGTATGGTTGCTTGTGCTGCAGCTTGTGTACGACATTCAGCAAGACGTAGACCGCGGATGAGCCAg ATAGTCCGTGCTTTAGAAGGAGATGCATCATTGTCTGATCTTAACGAAGGAATGAAACCCGGACAGAGCGGTGTCTACAGCTCTTACGGAAGCTCAGACTATGACACGAGCCAATACAATGAAGATATGAAAAAGTTCAGGAAGATGGCATTGGGTACTCAAGAATTCGGTGCTAGTAGCGAGTACAGTGAACCAACCAGTGAATTCGGTTTATACCCTTCCGGCTCGAGCAATGAAGGCCAAACCACCCGCGAAATGGAGATGGGAAAGATGAAGAGGAATAGCTATGGATTCAGCGGAAATTCAACCTCTTAA
- the LOC105768166 gene encoding probable chlorophyll(ide) b reductase NYC1, chloroplastic, producing the protein MAAVTKLHLCTFQKDQHFCFKEQKRSWFKVKRGCFVGLPVLTRNRRGAYVQKCRSFRGGDGGEVEEKDMESERKLGIWTEKGDGFWKCLKSAVFGVSKFGSQSQDEYEKAVAKVEEVFSSIAMQIGRYIVTMMSTGVILLTGFQLSGGDSQMNTLIWYSWVGGVIIGTMIGANMVLDEHCRAGPRNVVITGSTRGLGKALAREYLLSGDRVVVASRSPESVDMTVKELEENLKEGMTAGGLSSKNLERAKVVGIACDVCEANDVEKLANFAVSELGSIDIWINNAGTNKGFRPLLQFSDEDIKQIVSTNLVGSILCTREAMRIMKNQPKGGHIFNMDGAGSGGSSTPLTAVYGSTKCGLRQLHASLLKECKRSKVGIHTASPGMVLTDLLLSGSTLKNKQMFNLICELPETVARSLVPRMRVVKGAGKAINYLTPPRILLALITAWLRQGRWFDEQGRALYAAEADRIRNWAENRTRFSFTDAMEMYTENTWVSVFSLSVVCAFIILSSTSSTLPGT; encoded by the exons ATGGCGGCAGTGACAAAGCTTCACTTGTGTACTTTCCAGAAAGACCAACACTTTTGTTTCAAGGAACAGAAACGGAGCTGGTTTAAAGTTAAACGTGgttgttttgtagggttaccCGTTCTAACTAGAAACCGTCGTGGGGCGTACGTTCAAAAGTGTCGGTCGTTTAGGGGAGGAGATGGAGGGGAAGTGGAAGAGAAAGACATGGAAAGTGAAAGAAAGCTCGGGATTTGGACGGAAAAAGGAGATGGGTTTTGGAAATGTTTGAAATCAGCTGTTTTTGGGGTTAGTAAATTTGGTTCTCAATCTCAAGATGAATACGAAAAAGCTGTGGCTAAAGTTGAAGAAGTTTTCTCCTCG ATTGCTATGCAAATAGGAAGATATATTGTGACCATGATGAGCACTGGAGTGATTCTCTTGACAGGCTTTCAGCTGTCAG GTGGAGATAGTCAGATGAATACATTGATTTGGTATAGCTGGGTTGGGGGGGTTATCATTGGAACCATGATTGGAGCTAATATGGTTCTAGATGAACATTGTCGAGCTGGTCCAAGAAATGTTGTTATAACTGGAAG CACAAGGGGTTTGGGAAAAGCGCTTGCTCGGGAATACCTTCTTTCAGGAGATCGTGTTGTTGTTGCTTCTCGCAG TCCCGAATCTGTTGATATGACTGTCAAAGAACTCGAGGAAAACCTGAAGGAAGGTATGACTGCTGGTGGCTTATCTAGCAAGAATCTGGAACGAGCAAAAGTGGTTGGCATAGCATGTGATGTTTGTGAAGCCAATGATGTTGAAAAATTGGCCAACTTTGCCGTCAGTGAACTCGGTTCTATCGACATTTGG ATAAATAATGCTGGCACTAACAAAGGTTTTAGACCATTACTACAGTTCAGTGATGAAGATATTAAGcag ATTGTCTCAACAAATCTTGTTGGTTCTATTCTCTGCACTCGGGAAGCCATGCGCATCATGAAAAACCAGCCAAAGGGAGGGCATATATTTAACATGGATGGTGCAGGCTCTGGGGGATCTAGCACTCCTTTGACTGCTGT ATACGGATCAACAAAGTGTGGCCTCAGACAGCTTCATGCTTCACTTTTGAAGGAGTGCAAACGTTCTAAAGTAGGAATACATACGGCATCTCCAGGCATGGTCCTTACAGATCTTCTCTTAAG TGGGTCAaccttgaaaaataaacaaatgtttaaTCTCATTTGTGAGCTTCCGGAGACTGTTGCTCGAAGTCTAGTTCCACGAATGCGGGTTGTGAAGGGGGCAGGGAAGGCCATCAACTACTTGACCCCACCTCGGATACTATTGGCTTTAATCACTGCCTGGTTGCGACAAGGTCGCTGGTTCGATGAACAG GGAAGGGCATTATATGCGGCAGAGGCAGACCGAATCCGAAACTGGGCTGAAAACCGCACTCGGTTCTCGTTTACGGATGCAATGGAAATGTACACAGAAAATACCTGGGTATCTGTGTTCTCACTTTCAGTTGTTTGTGCCTTCATTATCCTTTCTAGCACGAGCAGCACGTTGCCCGGCACCTGA